One genomic segment of Mobula hypostoma chromosome 2, sMobHyp1.1, whole genome shotgun sequence includes these proteins:
- the LOC134359828 gene encoding transcription factor HES-5-like — translation MTPANAAAVITGEYSEEKFIAKQKSKIMKITIEKRRRDRINSSINQLKTLLGREFQTEEPNMKLEKADILKMTVNYLKYHNQQFRVSCPTSGSERDYNEGYSRCLQEALRFFSTQEGKSDIQKKLVTRFQRTQPQCPVKARPYGVYLPLTASCQSGTERSVQTNTAALWRPW, via the exons ATGACTCCCGCCAATGCTGCTGCTGTTATTACCGGGGAATACTCGGAAGAAAAGTTCATAGCTAAACAGAAAAGCAAA attatgaagataaCAATAGAGAAAAGGCGCCGAGATCGGATAAACAGTAGCATCAACCAACTGAAGACTTTACTGGGAAGGGAGTTTCAAACAGAAGAACCGAACATGAAACTGGAGAAAGCAGACATCCTGAAAATGACGGTGAATTACCTGAAGTATCACAACCAGCAGTTCAGAG TAAGCTGCCCGACCAGCGGCTCGGAGCGTGACTATAACGAAGGATACTCCCGGTGTTTACAGGAGGCTCTGCGTTTTTTCTCCACACAAGAAGGCAAAAGTGACATCCAAAAGAAGCTGGTGACGCGCTTCCAAAGAACACAGCCACAGTGTCCGGTCAAGGCTCGGCCTTACGGCGTATACCTTCCCTTGACGGCTTCTTGTCAGAGTGGCACGGAGCGGTCAGTCCAGACCAACACTGCGGCTCTCTGGAGACCCTGGTAG